In one window of Aquimarina spinulae DNA:
- a CDS encoding LytR/AlgR family response regulator transcription factor produces MITYIIIDDETASHDIIEDYSGNLPYLSLQKHCYNAFEAIEYLNHHQVDLVFLDINMPKLTGFDFLKTLSNPPKIIVTTAYKEFALEGYELNIDDYLLKPFSFQRFVTAIQKVQGILSLHSQNVSNIDDSSIFLKDNKKHYQVKLKDLLFLEAYGNYVKVYLEHQMIITHQTLSSFEGMLSKKDFIKVHKSFIIAKTKIELIEGNRITIKDHKIPVGKMYRPNINDLLS; encoded by the coding sequence ATGATCACCTACATCATAATAGACGACGAAACCGCTTCACACGATATTATTGAAGATTACAGCGGTAATTTACCCTATTTATCACTTCAAAAGCATTGTTATAATGCCTTTGAAGCGATAGAATACCTAAATCATCATCAGGTAGATTTAGTATTTTTAGATATTAATATGCCTAAGCTTACAGGTTTTGATTTTTTAAAAACACTATCAAATCCTCCTAAGATTATCGTAACTACTGCCTATAAAGAGTTTGCATTAGAAGGTTATGAACTTAATATTGATGATTATTTATTAAAACCTTTTAGTTTTCAGCGTTTTGTTACAGCAATACAAAAAGTGCAGGGAATATTGTCATTACATTCGCAAAACGTAAGTAATATAGATGATTCCAGTATTTTTTTAAAGGACAACAAAAAGCATTACCAGGTAAAACTAAAAGACCTTTTGTTCTTAGAAGCATATGGAAATTATGTAAAAGTATATTTAGAACATCAAATGATCATTACGCATCAAACCTTATCTTCTTTTGAAGGGATGCTTTCTAAAAAAGATTTTATAAAGGTGCACAAATCATTCATTATTGCAAAGACCAAAATAGAACTAATTGAAGGTAACCGAATAACAATCAAGGATCACAAAATTCCTGTGGGGAAAATGTATAGGCCAAATATTAATGACTTACTTAGCTAA
- a CDS encoding sensor histidine kinase yields the protein MMTLKKRFYITTILTIILATLSLIFKDSNSELHIFLNFLTGLVISYMLLFYLFKTGKLKTNWPNSTIKIIIYISIIGLLIFGMNMANRIDDDQESFWVVNHNIWLTDLFGVLLALLIFYTIFSWGFEQWTKVQTLKNDKVKAELELLKTQINPHFFFNTLNNLYSLIKKDPDTAQEYVLKLSDMMRFTIYDGKEEAVPLEEEIKYLTNFIELQTARYHKAIDIDFKHSIINKDYPIPPLLFIILLENSFKHGVEKLINQSFINIELKEDDNQILFTIKNNYDPDTHVKSGGIGLENLQDRLNLLYPNGKHKLTISNQNQIYFVKLELYKS from the coding sequence ATGATGACATTAAAAAAGAGATTTTATATCACCACCATTCTTACTATAATTTTAGCTACATTAAGCTTAATTTTTAAAGATAGCAATAGTGAATTACATATCTTTTTAAACTTTCTTACTGGTTTAGTTATTTCTTATATGTTATTATTTTACCTATTCAAAACAGGTAAATTAAAAACAAATTGGCCAAATTCTACTATAAAAATAATTATATATATTTCTATAATAGGACTGTTGATTTTCGGAATGAATATGGCTAATAGAATAGATGATGATCAAGAAAGTTTTTGGGTAGTTAATCATAATATATGGCTTACAGATTTATTTGGGGTATTACTGGCACTATTGATTTTTTATACCATTTTTTCATGGGGGTTTGAACAGTGGACCAAAGTACAAACCCTTAAAAATGATAAAGTCAAAGCGGAATTAGAACTTTTAAAAACTCAAATAAATCCTCATTTTTTCTTTAATACGCTTAATAATTTATACTCATTGATTAAAAAAGATCCTGATACCGCGCAAGAATATGTGCTTAAACTCTCAGATATGATGAGATTTACCATTTATGATGGAAAAGAAGAAGCTGTTCCTCTTGAAGAAGAAATTAAATATTTAACCAATTTTATTGAGTTACAAACGGCCAGGTATCATAAAGCAATCGATATTGATTTTAAGCATAGTATTATTAATAAGGACTACCCTATCCCTCCGTTATTGTTTATTATCCTGTTAGAGAACTCCTTTAAGCACGGCGTAGAAAAACTTATAAATCAGTCTTTTATAAACATTGAACTAAAAGAAGATGACAACCAAATACTATTTACCATCAAAAATAACTATGATCCCGATACACATGTAAAGTCCGGAGGTATTGGGTTAGAAAACTTACAAGATCGCCTTAATTTACTTTACCCAAATGGTAAACATAAATTAACGATTAGCAATCAAAATCAAATATATTTTGTGAAATTAGAATTATACAAATCATGA
- a CDS encoding Lrp/AsnC family transcriptional regulator — translation MLDNIDHKIINRLKDNSRASYVEIGRQIGLSPSSVRERIQKLEDLGIIKGYRVELDNKKLGFGIEVLIMLKLFSGNLNVFCSELDKFPEIVEAHRVTGAHNISMKVKLVDQLHLQQFIDKLLRYGDPTTYLILSDI, via the coding sequence ATGTTGGATAATATAGATCATAAAATTATCAATAGACTTAAAGATAATTCGAGAGCATCTTATGTTGAAATAGGTCGACAAATAGGACTTTCTCCATCCTCGGTTAGAGAACGTATCCAAAAATTAGAGGACCTTGGAATCATAAAAGGGTATAGGGTTGAATTGGATAATAAAAAACTAGGTTTTGGTATAGAAGTTCTTATTATGCTTAAATTATTTAGTGGAAACCTGAATGTATTTTGTAGTGAATTAGATAAATTTCCAGAAATTGTTGAAGCACACCGTGTTACAGGGGCACACAATATTTCTATGAAAGTGAAATTAGTTGATCAATTACACTTACAACAGTTTATTGATAAACTACTGCGCTATGGTGACCCAACAACGTATTTAATTTTATCTGATATTTAA
- a CDS encoding ABC transporter permease/M1 family aminopeptidase, with amino-acid sequence MTTKLLQFEWQYHTRQTSFILFLILFIGYGVLAITQAFQYLEFSSMYNDAYNLSFLSGIISIGVVFASIFFCVNGLLRDTTFHSKEIIFSTGIQKHSFLINRFLGLFLVSLLIGSSGLLGVFIGTNIAHQNPEALHHFNISHYLWPWLTIIVPNAFICTAILFSATLLSQKAIVTYIIGLLLIAIHWISGFYINSPLVGGSILSDPEILEIASLVDPIGLSAFFEQTQFLTPIEKNETLISLSGHFVWNRVIWIFFSVVSIVVSYRLFYFRKLNQKVKKQVISIEDTTSNSTYTPVTTISDTLAARIARIRSIVVLDTKMIITGIPFLIIILLWIAMIVLAFNNSVRSFGIYGNRYPTTDLFIGLIHEILPIMGLLLIVFYTGEMVWKSRSNKFHEIIEGTPTKNSTFFISKYITIAIIPILLILISIFVAITFQLSNGYYDIELTHYFSMFYFGGLQVLLYTIFALLIQNIVSNKYLGMVISGGIMLLFGPLSNSIGLEHPLVLFNNLPSMARTYSDFNAYGQYVVKFNWLSLYWITFAGIIALFGFKLWKRGTISTIRTYTRMIWSKKERVLLISFVFLFVTIGSYIYYNTNMINEYEIADEAYDFNEKYERAYKKYDHLAVPKLISVQTAVDIFPNQHKYEVKASCLITNTGTEPIKEIFITTPIPLKKLSIENSTQVFHDSIIGTYLFKLHTPLLQGSILKMEYNLTKSSSGFDIDHSITNNGSYIKSHQFSPHLGYVNQYEIDYTYEREKRGLPVREKPVVNDNYLQIGGKFNFENIDFEAVVSTSNDQSVLCSGDLIKQWKSNDRNYYHYKSKGKINSMVAYHSARYKIEKTNHKGIQIELYYLPEHYRNIAEMIKVTKATIDYATDNFGKYPHKHLRIGEMSIFGGGGANGQAMPGVISINEKVFKRDVSNPEDFNVIARVIIHEIAHQWWGGLLTPKRIDGFMVLSESLAKYSETVIMEKLYGKAMVRQLSEHTVRRYFSGRSHATEIEPSLYLSQLQQYLGYSKGAIVMSAIKDIIGESNLNTALQNMIHKYSDKPTATTLDFLEELYLVTPIKYHNLIDDWMKRVITYDLRIKSTSYKKLSNGTYEITVGIKAQRFETDSSGKEITININEPIKIGIFKKHPETINNDKDILYLESHQINKTEMVFKIITKKIPAYIGIDPYYTRLDRNMADNIVSVNL; translated from the coding sequence ATGACTACGAAATTACTTCAGTTCGAATGGCAATATCATACTCGCCAAACTTCCTTCATACTATTTCTAATATTGTTTATAGGATATGGTGTCCTTGCCATTACACAAGCTTTTCAATATTTAGAATTCAGCAGCATGTATAACGATGCTTATAATTTAAGTTTTCTATCAGGCATTATTAGTATAGGCGTTGTATTTGCCAGTATATTTTTTTGTGTGAATGGATTACTTCGGGATACAACTTTTCATTCCAAAGAAATAATTTTTAGTACAGGAATACAAAAACATAGTTTTTTAATCAATCGCTTTCTAGGTCTCTTTTTGGTATCTCTTCTCATTGGTAGCAGTGGTTTATTAGGGGTCTTTATTGGAACAAACATTGCCCATCAAAATCCAGAGGCATTACATCATTTTAACATAAGTCATTATCTATGGCCCTGGTTAACAATTATAGTCCCTAACGCTTTTATCTGTACTGCTATTCTATTCTCGGCAACACTCCTATCTCAAAAAGCAATAGTGACATATATCATCGGGCTCTTGCTTATTGCTATTCATTGGATTTCGGGGTTCTATATTAATTCTCCTCTAGTTGGTGGTTCTATACTTTCTGATCCAGAGATTTTAGAAATTGCGTCTTTAGTAGATCCAATAGGGTTAAGTGCTTTTTTTGAACAAACTCAGTTCTTAACACCAATAGAAAAAAACGAAACTCTTATTTCACTATCAGGACATTTTGTATGGAACAGAGTTATTTGGATCTTCTTTAGTGTTGTATCTATAGTAGTATCCTATCGATTGTTCTATTTCAGGAAACTCAATCAAAAAGTAAAAAAACAAGTTATATCTATAGAAGATACAACTAGTAATTCGACTTATACACCTGTAACTACTATTTCGGATACATTAGCAGCAAGAATAGCACGCATTAGATCGATTGTAGTATTAGATACAAAAATGATAATTACAGGAATTCCATTTCTGATCATTATATTATTATGGATTGCTATGATTGTACTGGCATTTAATAATAGCGTACGTAGCTTTGGTATTTACGGAAATCGTTACCCTACTACAGACCTGTTTATAGGTTTAATTCATGAAATTTTACCAATAATGGGATTGCTACTCATTGTTTTTTATACTGGTGAGATGGTATGGAAATCAAGATCTAATAAGTTTCATGAGATTATTGAGGGAACACCTACAAAAAATAGTACATTTTTTATTTCTAAGTATATTACAATAGCTATAATCCCTATACTACTTATTTTAATATCAATATTTGTTGCAATAACATTTCAGCTTTCAAATGGTTATTACGATATAGAATTAACTCATTATTTTTCGATGTTCTACTTCGGAGGGCTTCAGGTTTTATTATACACAATTTTTGCACTGTTAATTCAGAATATAGTCTCTAATAAGTATTTAGGAATGGTCATTTCCGGAGGTATTATGCTATTATTTGGCCCTTTGAGCAATAGCATAGGGTTAGAACATCCTTTGGTTCTTTTCAATAACCTACCCAGTATGGCCAGAACGTATTCTGATTTTAATGCATACGGACAATATGTTGTGAAATTTAACTGGTTATCCTTGTATTGGATCACTTTTGCAGGAATAATAGCCCTGTTCGGTTTTAAATTATGGAAAAGAGGAACCATTTCTACTATCAGAACATACACTAGAATGATATGGAGTAAAAAAGAAAGAGTACTATTGATAAGCTTTGTTTTTCTATTCGTAACTATCGGGAGCTATATCTACTATAATACTAACATGATCAATGAATATGAAATAGCAGATGAAGCATATGATTTTAATGAGAAATATGAACGTGCATATAAAAAATATGATCATCTGGCAGTACCAAAATTAATCTCTGTACAAACAGCAGTAGATATTTTTCCAAATCAACATAAATATGAAGTAAAAGCTTCCTGTTTGATAACGAATACAGGCACCGAACCTATAAAAGAAATCTTTATTACTACACCGATACCACTAAAAAAACTATCTATAGAAAATAGCACACAAGTTTTTCATGATTCAATTATAGGAACTTACTTATTTAAACTTCATACTCCATTGCTACAAGGGTCAATCCTAAAAATGGAATATAACTTAACCAAAAGTTCTTCTGGATTTGATATCGACCATAGTATTACAAATAATGGATCTTATATTAAAAGTCATCAATTTAGTCCTCATTTGGGTTATGTAAATCAATACGAGATTGATTATACTTATGAACGAGAGAAACGAGGGTTGCCAGTAAGAGAAAAACCAGTAGTAAATGACAACTATTTGCAAATCGGAGGGAAATTTAATTTTGAAAATATAGATTTTGAGGCCGTAGTCTCTACATCAAACGATCAATCTGTACTATGCTCTGGAGATTTAATAAAACAATGGAAATCGAATGATAGAAATTATTATCATTATAAATCTAAAGGTAAAATTAACAGTATGGTGGCATACCATTCGGCACGCTATAAAATTGAAAAAACAAACCACAAGGGCATCCAAATTGAATTGTACTACCTCCCAGAGCATTACAGAAACATCGCAGAAATGATAAAAGTGACTAAAGCAACTATTGATTATGCAACCGATAATTTTGGAAAATATCCTCATAAACATCTTCGTATTGGTGAAATGTCAATATTTGGAGGTGGTGGAGCCAACGGCCAGGCAATGCCAGGTGTAATTAGTATTAATGAAAAAGTTTTTAAAAGAGATGTTTCAAACCCAGAAGACTTTAATGTAATTGCCAGAGTGATCATTCACGAAATAGCTCACCAATGGTGGGGAGGGCTACTTACCCCAAAGCGAATTGATGGATTCATGGTACTATCAGAATCTCTAGCCAAGTATTCTGAAACCGTAATTATGGAAAAATTATATGGTAAAGCTATGGTTAGACAACTATCAGAACATACGGTAAGAAGATATTTTAGTGGTCGTTCTCATGCCACCGAAATAGAGCCTTCATTATACTTAAGTCAGTTACAACAATATTTAGGATATAGTAAAGGGGCTATTGTTATGTCTGCAATAAAAGATATTATAGGAGAATCTAATTTAAATACGGCACTACAAAATATGATACATAAATACAGTGATAAACCGACTGCAACAACACTTGATTTTCTTGAAGAGCTGTATCTGGTTACTCCCATCAAGTATCATAACCTAATTGATGATTGGATGAAACGTGTAATCACTTATGATTTGAGGATTAAGAGTACTTCTTATAAAAAGCTTAGTAATGGTACTTACGAAATTACGGTAGGTATAAAAGCACAACGATTTGAAACAGATAGCTCTGGAAAAGAAATCACGATCAATATTAACGAGCCAATTAAAATTGGAATATTTAAAAAACATCCGGAAACTATCAATAATGATAAAGATATCCTCTATTTAGAATCTCACCAGATCAATAAAACAGAAATGGTTTTTAAAATTATTACCAAGAAAATACCAGCTTATATCGGCATCGATCCGTATTACACCAGATTAGATAGAAATATGGCCGATAACATAGTTTCTGTGAATCTTTAA
- a CDS encoding TonB-dependent receptor, giving the protein MKLSFSLYLLGCLQLMAINGFSQDKVTLNLENTQLETILKQIEKQTSYSFIYNNDEINVLQKLDIEVVDIDVAKTLNELLQATSIKYLVKNSFIILSNHSQQKNKYTLSGTVKDAATGETLPGASVYVKDSDKGVTTNEYGFYSITLPEGNYSFQISYLGYTLKEIKIELTKNIKLDIQLEPASNELDEVTITANNENKSQVNTIASGVSTLKGSEIKRLPAFLGEPDIMRALLTLPGVNTIGEGASGINVRGGNIDQNLVLLDEAPIYNPTHVFGLFSGFNTDAIKEMKLYKGGIPARFGGRASSVIEIRQRDGNTKTFKGEGGLGLLFSRLTLEGPIKKEKLSFLISGRRSYFDVFFPIIGGQVKDQKVFFYDLSSKLSWKINKNNTLFLSGYFGADVMKLFFEGEVIPEGKEPDDKTDFSWKNATATLRWNHVFSNKLFMNVSGIYSQYNYNLKSTDGGPLDTNSSIKWKSSIENFIVKPDFTYYLNPSTKMRFGINGTLYRFTPAKATSDDIGINTINFETEKGVEVAPYIEYEKKWNRFSFSTGLRYSWFGNFGYNKVAVYSPGVPQNVTTIIDTREYKKGKLIKSYNGFEPRVSLKYNLKNNKALKLGYNRMFQYIHYISNTTAAFPFDVWKLSGTHIKPLEVHQISGGYAYDTPNKRYNFTVEGYYKTFKNIVEYKNGANLLLNENIETQLLPAKGYSYGTEFGAYKNTGKLRGSINYTYAVTRRKTTSIFPSDNINDSRYYPSNYDRPHVFNITTDYELGTKWNVGLFFTYQSGRPVTKPTGRFIFDNNPYLTYSDRNAYRLPSTHRMDISFTYTPKRPNKKWKGSWSFGLYNLYARKNAFSSFSIFKNNRLRSYDFYLIGAPVPFITYNFKF; this is encoded by the coding sequence ATGAAATTATCCTTTTCTCTTTACCTACTAGGTTGTTTACAACTCATGGCTATCAATGGCTTTTCTCAGGATAAGGTTACATTAAATCTCGAGAATACTCAATTAGAAACCATATTAAAACAAATAGAGAAACAAACTTCATATAGTTTTATTTATAATAATGATGAAATTAATGTATTGCAAAAACTTGATATTGAAGTGGTTGACATAGATGTAGCTAAAACACTTAATGAATTATTGCAAGCTACCTCGATTAAATATCTGGTAAAGAATAGTTTTATTATACTTTCTAATCATTCACAACAAAAAAATAAATATACCCTAAGTGGAACAGTGAAAGATGCCGCAACAGGTGAAACGCTACCTGGAGCTAGTGTCTATGTAAAGGATAGCGATAAAGGAGTTACTACCAACGAATATGGTTTTTATTCTATTACACTTCCAGAAGGTAATTATAGTTTTCAAATTTCATATTTAGGATATACTCTAAAAGAGATAAAAATTGAATTAACCAAGAATATAAAACTCGATATACAGCTAGAACCAGCTTCTAATGAATTAGATGAAGTAACAATTACTGCTAATAATGAAAATAAAAGTCAGGTGAATACGATTGCATCTGGTGTTTCTACTTTAAAGGGTTCTGAAATTAAACGATTACCGGCTTTTTTGGGAGAACCTGATATTATGAGAGCATTATTAACACTTCCTGGTGTAAATACGATTGGAGAAGGCGCTTCGGGAATTAATGTTAGAGGCGGTAATATAGATCAAAACCTAGTGCTATTAGATGAAGCCCCAATTTATAACCCGACTCATGTATTTGGGTTGTTTTCAGGATTTAATACAGATGCTATTAAAGAAATGAAATTATATAAAGGAGGAATTCCTGCGCGATTTGGAGGTAGAGCATCTTCTGTTATAGAAATTAGACAACGGGACGGAAATACTAAAACTTTTAAAGGAGAAGGAGGATTAGGACTATTGTTTTCGAGGCTTACGCTAGAAGGACCAATAAAAAAGGAAAAATTAAGTTTTTTGATTTCTGGTCGTAGATCTTACTTTGATGTATTTTTTCCAATTATAGGAGGACAAGTAAAAGATCAAAAAGTTTTCTTTTATGACCTGAGTTCTAAACTTAGCTGGAAGATTAATAAAAACAATACCTTGTTTTTGTCAGGCTATTTTGGAGCCGATGTTATGAAATTATTTTTTGAAGGAGAAGTTATTCCAGAAGGTAAAGAGCCTGATGACAAAACAGATTTTAGTTGGAAAAATGCTACAGCTACATTACGTTGGAATCACGTATTCTCAAACAAGTTATTTATGAACGTTTCTGGAATATATAGCCAATACAATTATAATTTAAAAAGTACTGATGGAGGACCTCTAGATACCAATAGTAGTATAAAATGGAAATCTTCTATAGAAAACTTTATCGTAAAACCAGATTTTACTTATTACCTCAATCCTAGTACAAAAATGAGATTTGGAATAAACGGTACACTATATCGTTTTACTCCGGCAAAGGCTACTAGTGATGATATTGGTATCAATACTATAAATTTTGAAACAGAAAAAGGAGTAGAAGTTGCACCATATATAGAATATGAAAAAAAATGGAACAGATTTTCATTTAGTACCGGATTGCGATATTCCTGGTTTGGTAATTTTGGCTATAATAAAGTTGCAGTGTACAGTCCTGGGGTTCCGCAAAATGTAACTACCATTATAGATACTCGTGAGTATAAAAAAGGAAAACTTATTAAGAGTTATAATGGTTTTGAACCTCGAGTTTCATTAAAATATAATTTAAAAAATAATAAAGCATTAAAGTTAGGGTACAATAGGATGTTTCAATACATTCATTACATATCAAACACAACGGCAGCTTTTCCTTTCGATGTATGGAAACTATCGGGAACACATATAAAACCTTTAGAAGTACATCAGATTTCTGGCGGGTATGCGTATGATACACCGAACAAACGCTATAATTTTACTGTCGAAGGATATTATAAAACTTTCAAAAATATAGTAGAGTATAAAAATGGGGCAAACCTATTATTAAATGAAAATATAGAAACACAATTATTACCTGCAAAAGGGTATTCTTACGGAACAGAATTTGGAGCTTATAAAAATACAGGAAAATTAAGAGGAAGTATTAATTATACCTATGCTGTTACTAGAAGAAAAACAACCAGTATTTTTCCTTCAGATAATATTAATGACAGTAGATACTACCCATCAAATTATGATCGACCACATGTTTTTAATATAACTACCGATTATGAATTAGGGACAAAGTGGAATGTAGGACTGTTCTTTACATACCAATCGGGAAGACCTGTAACAAAACCTACAGGGCGATTTATTTTTGATAACAATCCGTATTTAACCTATTCAGATAGAAATGCATATAGGTTACCCAGTACGCATAGAATGGATATTTCATTTACATACACTCCAAAAAGACCTAATAAAAAATGGAAGGGTAGTTGGTCTTTTGGGCTCTATAATCTGTATGCCCGTAAAAATGCTTTTTCATCTTTCTCGATATTTAAAAATAATCGATTAAGATCCTATGATTTTTATCTAATTGGTGCACCTGTACCTTTTATCACGTACAATTTTAAATTTTAA
- a CDS encoding ABC transporter ATP-binding protein, with translation MNTLKIENLSKTYPNGVKALQGINLTITNGMFGLLGPNGAGKSSLIRTLATLQEPTQGSILFNDTHSNKEPQIIRNQLGYLPQEFGVYPKISAIRLLDHIAVLKGILNSKERKEQIEGLLHQTNLYAVRKKSVKTFSGGMRQRFGIAQALLGDPKLIIVDEPTAGLDPEERNRFHNLLSEIGEHRIIILSTHIVEDIKNLCAHMAIMGEGKILKQGIPSELITHLEGKIWHKVVAKENVLAFKNAFNVLSTRLFGGKIELRVLADHRPEQGFKASKPDLEDVYFSTINKQSILY, from the coding sequence ATGAATACTTTAAAAATTGAAAATCTATCTAAAACGTATCCCAACGGAGTAAAAGCATTACAGGGTATCAATCTAACGATTACCAATGGTATGTTCGGGTTATTAGGTCCTAATGGAGCAGGGAAATCTTCACTAATACGTACTTTAGCTACACTACAAGAGCCTACTCAGGGAAGCATATTATTTAATGATACACATAGTAATAAGGAACCACAAATTATTCGAAATCAATTAGGATATCTACCTCAAGAATTTGGAGTATATCCCAAAATATCAGCAATTCGATTATTAGATCATATCGCCGTACTAAAAGGCATATTGAATAGCAAAGAACGTAAAGAACAGATAGAAGGCTTATTACATCAAACGAATCTATATGCAGTACGAAAAAAGTCTGTAAAGACCTTCTCTGGTGGTATGCGTCAGCGATTTGGTATTGCACAAGCATTGCTAGGCGATCCCAAACTTATTATTGTAGACGAACCCACTGCAGGCTTAGATCCAGAGGAACGTAATCGTTTTCATAATTTATTAAGTGAAATCGGAGAACATAGAATTATCATTCTTTCTACCCACATTGTTGAAGATATTAAAAATCTATGCGCTCATATGGCAATTATGGGAGAAGGGAAAATACTAAAACAAGGTATTCCTTCAGAACTTATTACTCACTTAGAAGGTAAAATATGGCATAAGGTTGTCGCCAAAGAAAATGTTTTGGCTTTCAAAAATGCCTTTAATGTCTTATCAACTCGATTATTTGGTGGTAAAATAGAACTTCGCGTATTAGCAGATCATCGGCCAGAACAAGGATTTAAAGCTTCTAAACCAGATTTAGAAGATGTCTATTTTTCTACAATTAATAAACAATCAATACTATACTAA
- a CDS encoding RNA polymerase sigma factor, with the protein MRSSKKKRFSILFDKHYKKLFNYSFKVVKERDLSQELVQETFIKLWEKIEQVQSNDRSIESFLIVTLKNKIIDHTRKHKTRKKHTNLYSLNRDIQENIDNKWELSQKIDSIYASLPPKTIEIFRLSRDQGFTYQEIAIQKNISVKTVELHISKALIAFRQGLQDYL; encoded by the coding sequence ATGAGATCATCAAAGAAAAAGAGGTTTTCAATTTTATTTGATAAACATTACAAAAAACTCTTCAATTATTCTTTTAAGGTGGTTAAAGAAAGAGATCTTTCTCAAGAATTGGTACAAGAAACGTTTATTAAACTTTGGGAAAAAATAGAGCAAGTTCAATCAAATGATCGTTCGATAGAATCATTTCTTATTGTCACTTTAAAGAATAAGATAATTGATCATACTAGAAAACATAAAACCCGGAAAAAACATACCAATTTATATTCACTAAACCGGGATATACAAGAAAACATAGATAATAAATGGGAGCTGTCACAAAAAATAGATAGTATTTATGCTTCACTTCCTCCCAAAACGATAGAAATATTTAGATTATCAAGAGATCAGGGATTTACTTATCAGGAGATTGCTATACAAAAAAATATTTCTGTAAAAACAGTAGAACTTCATATTTCTAAGGCTTTAATAGCATTTAGACAAGGGTTACAAGATTATTTATAA
- a CDS encoding FecR family protein, which yields MEQDQITEVDIWGYISKSADTATNERVEQWMNSDEFNEDLFNKMKNVYKVTGEAPESSDLETNIAKQRFFNSIENKERKKSSLKMIIKYAAVVAILVSTAVYTYQITIPNDIISIETAYSDHEQIHLPDGSVVWLNSSSKLSYNPKSPRTLFLDGEAFFEVAKDKEHPFTVETPDHVIVKALGTSFNVKSYAKNTFTETVLLTGKVEVSSKEYLKNNIIMLPNDKVKIFKNDGRVLTSKSNNAVSSIAWRAGKIQFNNKPFLEIANDLKIQHNVNIRFENAQISNSKFTGSFNQDLPINDILEVLKASKDFKYEYNTKANEWIIK from the coding sequence ATGGAACAGGATCAAATAACAGAAGTAGACATTTGGGGATATATCTCAAAAAGCGCAGATACAGCTACGAATGAAAGAGTAGAACAATGGATGAATTCTGATGAATTTAATGAGGATTTATTTAATAAAATGAAGAATGTTTATAAGGTCACTGGTGAAGCTCCAGAGAGTAGTGATTTAGAAACAAATATTGCTAAACAAAGATTTTTTAATTCGATAGAAAATAAAGAAAGAAAAAAATCTAGCTTGAAAATGATCATAAAGTATGCAGCTGTAGTAGCGATTTTAGTATCAACTGCTGTATATACCTATCAAATAACAATACCAAATGATATTATAAGTATTGAGACTGCGTATAGTGATCATGAACAAATACATCTTCCTGATGGTTCTGTAGTTTGGTTAAATTCTTCAAGTAAGCTGTCTTACAATCCAAAATCTCCAAGAACACTATTTTTAGATGGTGAGGCTTTTTTTGAAGTAGCAAAAGACAAAGAACACCCTTTTACTGTAGAGACGCCAGATCATGTTATAGTAAAAGCTTTGGGAACAAGTTTTAATGTAAAATCGTATGCAAAAAATACATTTACAGAAACGGTATTGTTAACCGGTAAAGTCGAAGTGAGCTCTAAGGAGTATTTAAAAAATAACATCATAATGCTTCCAAATGATAAAGTGAAGATTTTTAAGAATGATGGACGCGTACTTACTTCAAAATCCAATAATGCTGTTAGTAGTATTGCCTGGAGAGCGGGTAAAATACAATTCAATAATAAACCATTTTTGGAAATAGCTAATGATTTAAAAATTCAACATAATGTTAATATACGTTTTGAAAACGCACAAATATCCAATTCAAAATTTACCGGATCCTTTAATCAAGATTTACCAATTAATGACATTCTGGAAGTATTAAAAGCTTCAAAAGATTTTAAATATGAATATAATACAAAAGCAAATGAGTGGATAATAAAATAA